A genomic segment from Nymphalis io chromosome 7, ilAglIoxx1.1, whole genome shotgun sequence encodes:
- the LOC126769378 gene encoding interferon regulatory factor 2-binding protein 1 isoform X2, with protein sequence MSVMQKRQHCYLCDLPRMPWAMLHEFSEAVCRGCVNYEGADRIEVVLDTARQLKRAHGFQEGRGPSHAKGAHRAPLEAHQNGAETTARGQPAPPAHHAPSTGFTLHHSRPATNAGLLAEYGGRREEHEGRRLAHLPLAHLPTHGGARLAPGLTLKRPIEDDDHQSHHEPTKRLLEEHSRPPLTRGDSLPAVSLAAPFAPDRVFKQEKHPMRTPSFDASSFKTNGYANSAPLTNGSAGSPLGRTAGSPPVTGAGAGPSPMAALMSVTDTLPPGSPRSAGGSPPQPPPQRSASRSSQHSPNSSGSNGGRRSSGSRHVSSTTSVSSTEAGEGAEAAAPASAPLLKCTLCQERLEDTHFVQCPSQPHHKFCFPCSRDSIKRQQGSEVYCPSGEKCPLANSTVPWAFMQGEIATILGEEFKPKKERET encoded by the exons ATGTCGGTGATGCAGAAGCGCCAGCACTGCTACTTATGTGACTTGCCCCGCATGCCGTGGGCGATGTTACATGAATTCTCTGAAGCGGTATGTCGAGGATGTGTCAATTATGAAGGTGCTGATCGAATAGAAGTAGTTTTGGATACTGCGAGACAATTAAAGCGCGCCCACGGGTTTCAAGAGGGACGTGGTCCCTCGCATGCCAAAGGAGCTCATCGGGCACCGTTGGAGGCACATCAGAATGGAGCTGAAACTACAGCTCGTGGTCAACCCGCTCCGCCGGCTCACCACGCACCATCCACTGGATTTACATTGCATCATTCGAGACCTGCTACAAATGCGGGTCTTTTAGCGGAATACGGTGGTAGAAGGGAAGAACACGAAGGCAGACGGCTAGCGCATTTACCGCTGGCTCACCTCCCAACCCACGGTGGAGCTCGACTAGCTCCTGGTCTAACTCTTAAAAGGCCAATAGAGGATGATGACCATCAAAGTCACCATGAGCCTACCAAACGGCTCTTGGAAGAGCATTCTCGGCCACCACTAACTCGTGGTGACTCCTTGCCCGCGGTTTCATTGGCTGCTCCCTTTGCACCTGACCGCGTTTTCAAACAAGAAAAACACCCAATGCGGACACCTTCTTTTGATGCGTCTTCGTTCAAAACCAAtg GGTACGCTAACAGCGCTCCACTTACAAACGGATCAGCGGGATCCCCACTTGGACGTACGGCCGGCTCTCCGCCAGTAACAGGAGCAGGGGCCGGCCCTTCTCCGATGGCTGCCCTCATGTCTGTGACGGACACACTGCCTCCAGGCTCGCCGCGTTCAGCTGGAGGATCACCTCCCCAGCCGCCGCCACAGCGATCCGCTAGCCGCTCAAGCCAACACTCGCCCAACTCATCAG GGTCGAACGGCGGGCGGCGGTCGTCGGGTTCGCGCCATGTGTCGTCGACGACCTCGGTGTCGTCCACGGAGGCCGGGGAGGGCGCCGAGGCCGCAGCGCCCGCGTCCGCGCCGCTGCTGAAGTGCACGCTCTGCCAGGAGCGCCTCGAGGACACGCACTTCGTACAGTGTCCCAGCCAACCCCACCACAAATTCTGCTTCCCCTGCTCCCGGGACTCCATCAAGCGACAGCAAGGATCAGAG GTATACTGTCCCAGTGGCGAGAAATGTCCCCTGGCAAATTCGACGGTCCCGTGGGCCTTCATGCAGGGCGAGATCGCCACGATCCTCGGCGAAGAGTTCAAACCGAAGAAGGAGCGTGAGACCTAG